The DNA sequence TCGAGGCCTCAGATATGTAAGTTGAAAATGGTGAGACGAAGGGTCTGATGATGCTGCTGCATATAACAAAAGCTTTTCAGAGGTTTCCAACCTtagttttagggttttagagAACTTACAGCAAAATGAATGAGCGCTCACTccttaaatacaaattttttttttgttttaatttaacttttaatttctatgttttgtgcctatcaaaatcaaacacaaagACAATACAAGAATGGaaatgtcttttcttttctttctttttttccttttttctttttttaatttttcaaataactCTCGAACGTTTTGTTACgatcaattctttttaataaaatgaatacgAAAAAGTGATGTGCGATAACTCGTAAAATAGTAGAATACGTGACGAATATAGCAGGTTAGGGTATCTATCATCAAATTCCTTTAATTTCTTCGACCGAACGAGAATCACACAGCTCATCCCAGCTACCTACGAGCTTAAGAGAATCATCGAGGAGATGACCTAACCATCACCGTAACCTAAAATCTCGGCTCCAGGCAACAAATGTTAGTATCTTTCACGTGAGTAACGTGATTCAAACCTTAGGGGCATGGAACAGGGAGACATAGCCACTTTGACGATGTTACATATTGTTCCTCCAACCAACTACACCATGTACCTACGATCCTTCTATTGTATAATTGTTAGTTTGATCTCGAATTTCTCGTTTTCTTAGAAAACATTTCGttcttaatgatttttttatactAATCACACATATGCCATAAAAGCATGATTGAATGAACTGAGTGAAATGAACTGAGGGCAAAGTGATCATGAGGATAGGATGACtaaaaaaagctttaaaaaattgaaagttactacagATACCAACAAGGTATATCTTATTTTTCGATGACTCAATCATATGAACTTCACGATTAAGCGTGTTTTACTTAGAACgattttatgttgggtgaccttcTAGGAATTTTTctaggatgcatgtgagtgaggataaATCATGCTTGaaagactcgtgttggtttgtgggaaTAGTCTCCACTCTTAAGAAGCGATAAGTACGTAAAGTGACCATGTCACACGGGATGCAGGGGAATGTCAGGGCCATTAGATGTCGAATTTGGATTATGAATTttgatcttaatcttgagcaTGGGTCCTTACATACATGAAGAGGAAGAATTAGGGATCCCGTTCTCGTCTCCTATTTAGATTTCCATCCCTGcaaaattctccatttattttcgCAGGGATCAAGCAAGGATTCcttggagaacgaagcattttttataagggtgtggaaatcttcccctaacagacgccgaaagaaagttcaaagaggacaatatctgctaacagtgggcttgggccgttacaaatggtatcaaagccagacacggagcaatgtgtcagcgaggagacTGAGCCCCAAACAGGgatggacatgaggcggtgtgccagtaaggatgctagggcccgaagggggtggatcggggggtctcacatcaattggagaagtgaacgagtgccagcgaggacactaggcctcgaaggagggttGATTTTGAGATCCGACATCAGTTggtgaggagaacgaaacattctttataagtgtgtggaaatctctccatagcagacacgtttgaaagcccaaagaggacaaagaGATCTTTCCCCGACCCTATTtagctaacaaaaaaaaatctctcgaCTTCCTCTCCCATTTCTAACCCATTCAAGAGAAGTCCATAAAATaacacttttaaattttcgtcTAACGCATTATATTGATTGCTTCATTAATGTCCCGTGATTTTCATGTATGTAAATTACATTCTCTTTTAGTTTATTGCCTTTCGTAGATCGAGTGAAATATCTCTTTATTATGAGTTGATAGattatttctcttttgagCATTCATAACTAAAGTAAGTGACTTTACTACTAGAACGCTCAAACGCTAGATTAGACAATTTCTTAGGTTTGTATGACGTTAAGGTAGTCATGTATGCTATCTGAAATACACGACTACCACAACCCCATATATGTTTGCATAATAAGTGCCCATATCGAGCTCATAATCTAAATATCATCGAATCACGCTATCgttcataaactttttttatccttttcaaacattttaatgaaatttgtacattttccttcattttctacTCTTGTGAAGCATATAAgcaaaatggaagagaaattaTGGGAACAATTACTAAGCACACACTCATGGAGAGAGGAGAAATAGATTGAAATTGGAAGTATTATACAAacatttaactaaaaaatacaaaaccaCATAGAAAAGCTTAAGCAACTTCTTCAATCTCATCAAGTGCATAGTTGTTTGTTGATACACTTGCATAATTTACTTTGTTAAATCTAACCACAACTGGATATCGAGTGTTCGGGTCCTGCAAAATATCATTCACACATTAATCGTTAATCAATCTATACGAACGTTCTACAACTCATTTGTCGTCTATTCAAGCTTCCCATTACGGCAAAATCTCGACCACTGAATTAATGATTAGTAAATTTAGTTAGAGGAaaacgactctccacaatggtatgatattgtccactttgagcataagctttcatggctttgctttggatttccccaaaaggcctcatttCAATGGGAAGAGTATTCTTTGCttgtaaacccatgatcattacctaaattagccgatgtgggactttcatcatccaacaaatttCAGTTTAAAACGTGAATCGCAAAACGAAGAAGTTTTTAAAAGATGGTTAGAAGAAACGTTAGATTTTCGAGAAATCAAGCTCAACAGCTTAGCgtactaaaaatttataagaaaataagtacGATTTTCtcgaaaactaaaaacaaaatggtcATCATGAGCAAGAAcccatttcaaaacaaaacatcctTAACCNaaaaaaaaaaaaaaaaaaaaaaaaaaaaaaaaaaaaaaaaaaaaaaaaaaaaatcataaaattaagtaaatgGTAAGGGTCGAACCTGGTCAACTGTGACAACAGATCCAACATCCTTGTACCAGTAGGATTCTTTCCTTAAAATCTTCACCTGTTCAAATCCATGACAAGATTTGAGCGTCTAGAATTACTCAAAAGATTAAAGATTCAAATCTGATCGATCGATTTCACCCACCTTGGTACCTCTCTTGGGGCCAATTGGGGCCGGCTTAGGCTTGGGCGCTTCGGCGGGGGCGTCGGCGGTGGCAGCGGCAGCAGGGGGAGGGGCAGCGGCCTCATCGGCGGCGGCCCGGACAACCAATCGACATGATCTCGAAATCGAGATGGAATTCTTGGGGAAGAAAGCCACAGAAGATGGcctagaagaggaagaaatggTGGGTGAAGATGGAATAATCACACCAGAAGCAATGCATGAAAGGTTAGAGGCAGCCATGGGCTCTCTTGGTTTGGTGAAGTGAAGGGAAGGTTGAGTGTTAATGGCTTGAAGATGAGGTTTGAACGTTCAATATGATAAACCAATTGAATAATGATGGCCACATAATAATTCTTCATGGGATTTGGTTCTTGGGTTTTCAACCAATTGGGTTTTGCCATGTAGACACCATATCCATTTCCTAAGGATAGGGTAATCCTTCTTCTCtctagaaattttaatttaatgggtTTTTTCAATTCATTGTGTTATGCTATGAAAAGGGTATATTCGTATGAGGCTCGTGTTAAAAGAATTGAGATCGAGAAGTTGGAAGTTTAGAACGTAGAAGTTATTGGATTCATAGACTGATGTGAAAAACTAATATCAAAAGCTTAGAACTATGGGCTCGTTAGGGTTTATGTAACAGTGGATTTTTGAGTTGGAATGAAATTACTAAGTCAAGATTTTGTTTCTGATTGTAATTTACATAAATAACGATACTATTATACATTGTCACTATGACGTTCGAGTAAAGGAGGGTTACATGAATGAGTTTTGAGTGTAAtcttgattgtgagatcccacattagttggaaatgggaacgaaacattccttataagggtgtggaaacctctccctagtaggtccattttaaaatcatgagccTGATGGTGATACTTAACAGGTCAAGGCGGACAATTTCTACTACCGATGTCCTGTTATATTGATAGTATGAAATTAAGGTTAagcaaaaaaaacttaaaagaattgatgaTTACTACCTATATCAACAATGTATAGAATCTTTTTCAATGatttaatcataaaaacttaaaaattaagtttactTGACGTGTTCAGTGActtcctaaatttttttctaagaAGCATACGAGGGAGAACGAAGTATCGTGAAAAAACTCGTGGTAATTTATCGGGATATTCTTCACTCTCAGCAACAGTTTAAAATAAGTACGTGATTATGTCGTAGACTCGTAGGAGACGTAGAGAAAGAACATAATATATGTCAATTTGAGCATTCCTCAACTAGCTAAACGTGAATCGTACGAGTATTGTTCTTGTATAAGATTGAATTTGGGGGCCCAAATTTTACCCCCCAACAATTATGGGCTTGAAGTTTCATTTTGGTTTGAGTTCATTCTTGGGCTTCACTTCCTATATCCACTTATTAATTGGTGTTAGGTTTCTCCACATGAAGCCCTTTTTAGGTTCAAAATTTCGAGATTTTATTGAGAATCTTAGAGACGGAATATAAgatgttgaagaaaaaaattattagaataatattaggaacttaagaaaaaaaaaataagaaaataagaaaatgtcGGTCAAAGTCAACTAAGGGGTAAAATAGTCATTTTGCCCAACTTTCTAAATTAGGGGTCTTGAGGTACCCTTGGTGACCATTTGTgtagaagagagaaaaaaaacaaacaagaaaatgagaaataaagaagagaaagaggagtTAGGGTTTGAGCGGAGCAAGAAGAAAGAAGTCTAGATCCGTTCAATCGAGCGATTGGAAGTAGAATCTGACCGAGAGTTCTTCACAAAAAAACTAAGGAAGAAGAACTCTGTCCATgttcaatattttgttttggaaagaaaaagactGTCACGTTTGAGACACGAAGATTTGGTTTgattcatgaatatttttggTACATTCCTCGCTTCAGAATCTATTGGATTCATTTGGTTCATCTCTTGTATTGGTACATGAATCATCTTAATTCATGTACGAGCATTAGTATTGCAATGTCTATATAAAGATTTTTCTAGTGTTGTTACGAGATGTAAAGTGagtgtcattttgtatttttcttgagGCAATTGGTTGGAATTTTGTAAGTTAAATGCTATAATGATTGGCTACCACATGTAGATGTAAGAGAATttcttgtgagatcctacatcggttggggaggagaatgaaacaccctttataagggtgtggagacctctccctagtagacgtgttttaaaaatctcgagggagaacctgaaagggaaagcccaaaaaggacaatatctgctaacggtaggCCTGGGCTGTagcaaatggtatcagaaccagacaccagcgatgtgccaacaatgaggttgttccccaaaaggggtagacacgaggtggtgtgctattaagaacgctggccccaaagggggtggatttggtggggtaccacattgattgaagaaaggaacgagcgccaacaaggatgctgggccctgaagggggagaggggggtggattgtgagatcccacatcggttggggaggagaacgaaacacccttataagggtgtggaaacctctccctagtagacgcgttttaaaatttttgagggaaaacccaaaagaaaatgtcaaaagacgacaatatctgctagtggtgggtctGAGTTGTTACATTTCTTCTTTATGAACCACGTAAATCATTGTAtctctttgtttatttatatttgtaggTGTGTGAGTGCAATCGATATTGCTTCTGCTTCCGCTACAACACCAAATAGTAGTGAGATTTCTCATACCATTTCCCGGGACTTGTAAACACACAAAAATGTGTCtctatttaaatcttttatgaATCTTACCTTTAAACTTTAGGACATTGCTTTTAAACACACTTGTACTCCATCTTGTAACTTTTCAATTCGTTTCGACATGCtagataaaagaaaacacaaatacTTTACTCGTAACATTCAAACCTTAAACTTCTCGAAAAATATTCTAGCAGCTCACTTCAAAAATTTTACTTAAGAGACATAGTCAACTAGTaatctttgaaaattttttaatctccCGAggtctcttcttcttctcggTTTAAACTGATTACTTCATCCTTACTCTAATAAACAAACTTATTTCTTAGTAGTTGCATCTACTTTAGCGTCCAAAGTTAATTCATCATATTGTTCCAACACAAATGCtcaatgaaagaagaaaacattcAAAGGTAGCTACAAGCGTTTGATATCCCGaacggttgaggaggagaatgaaacatcctttataagggtgtggaaacctctccctagcatatgcgttttaaaaaccttgaggggaagcccgaaagagaaagcccaaagaggacaatatttgttagtggtgggtttgggccgttacaaatggtatcagagctagacaccgaacgctatgccagtgaggaggctgtcccccgaaaggggtagacacgaagcggtgtgccaataatgACGCTAGGTTCCGAAGGAGGGTAGATTTGGTGggtgtcccacatcgattggagaaaggaacgagtgccgaCGAGGACGCTGTgccctgaagaggggtggattgtgagaatcccacattggttggggaggagaacgaaaacCAGAGGACGCTGTgccctgaagaggggtggattgtgagaatcccacattggttggggaggagaacgaaaacCAGACGAGTCTTTCCTAATAGTGTTGTCTATCGAacaaaggacaatatctgctagcggtggacctgaaccgttacaaatggtaccagagcatcttttgaaaattgtcTTTTCTAGTAGTGTCTATCCATCGAACAACAAACTCAGTTAAATCCTATTAAACTTTTGTCGTCAACTTTACAACAACATCAATTTAGGTCATTACATTCAAAGCTACGAAACAGTTTCTTTCGTTCTTTTATTACGAGCCAAGTTTCTTTTACAACTAAAACTTAAAACGTCACGATTCGATACCTTCTTTGACCTACGTTAACGTTTTCCGTTCTCTCGAGCTAACCAAAGAAACCCATCTCAACGCCCAAAGAATTGGTGTAattaaagaagagaaataaatacaaaacgATGTTCAAACAAAGTTTTGGAGGCAAATAACACAATAGAATGACAATTTTTGaagacaaaataatattattagtaCTGATTCAGTTGAGAGAATAAAGAGCCGGAAAAGGTAGGAGTAAAGTAAATATGAGAAATTGTGGGGCATTATTATTgggaaattatttaatttgtaggGTCAATAGGGACGTGGAtgcaatattattattttgcattAAACTGTTGGTTGGGTTCATTCAATCAAACTTCCTTACAGCTTTTGCTATTAACATAAACACAGTTGAATGATTGGGACGTGAAGTTGTTCTTGAAGTTATTACTATACAAAAGTGCATCAAaacttttctaaattttcaatttagtccctgtaattttgaaatatatcaATTTAGTCCTTGTAGTTTTTAAAGTATCAAACTCGAGTAATTCTAACGTTTAAATCTAAAATGGTtaaattctgaaattttcataattttagggaccaaattgataatttaatttatttttcggTAAATCATTtagttttcactttttctatctttaaaaatatattttatattaaaattaattttggtgagatcccacgttggttggggaggagaactaaacgttctttgtaagggtgtggaaatctctccgagcaaacacgttttaaaaatcttgaggggaagctcgaaagagaaagtgcaaaaaggacaatatctgctagcggtgggcttgagccgttacaaatttAGTGGTTTATGATGAAAATCTATACTCGGTAACTTTTCAgtgactcaatcatagaaGCTCCAAAGTTAAGCGTGTTTGAATTGGAGTAGTTCTCTCTTAGGTGACGTCCTATGAATTTTTCTTAGAAAGCATGTGAGTGAGgtaaaacatattaaaaaaaacccgTGTTAGTTTGTAGGGATTTGCTTCACTCCTAAAAGTGGTTTAAGTCAAATAGGTAACAATATCACGTCGTATAAGAATGTTGGGGCCACCGGGTGCCAAATCCGaattccaaatccaaatcccgGGCatgagatgttacaaatgatatcatagtgatacctataccaacaagatACCTATTCTTTTTTGGTGGCTCAATGTAGccgcccaagtccaccgctagcaaatattgtccgttttgacccgttacgtatcgtcgtcagcctcacaattttaaaacgcatctattagggagagatttccacacccttataagtaatgcttcgttcccctcttcaaccgataaATTATAgcaactaaaaaattaagcaTACTNTTTtctatctttaaaaatatattttatattaaaattaattttggtgagatcccacgttggttggggaggagaactaaacgttctttgtaagggtgtggaaatctctccgagcaaacacgttttaaaaatcttgaggggaagctcgaaagagaaagtgcaaaaaggacaatatctgctagcggtgggcttgagccgttacaaatttAGTGGTTTATGATGAAAATCTATACTCGGTAACTTTTCAgtgactcaatcatagaaGCTCCAAAGTTAAGCGTGTTTGAATTGGAGTAGTTCTCTCTTAGGTGACGTCCTATGAATTTTTCTTAGAAAGCATGTGAGTGAGgtaaaacatattaaaaaaaacccgTGTTAGTTTGTAGGGATTTGCTTCACTCCTAAAAGTGGTTTAAGTCAAATAGGTAACAATATCACGTCGTATAAGAATGTTGGGGCCACCGGGTGCCAAATCCGaattccaaatccaaatcccgGGCatgagatgttacaaatgatatcatagtgatacctataccaacaagatACCTATTCTTTTTTGGTGGCTCAATGTAGccgcccaagtccaccgctagcaaatattgtccgttttgacccgttacgtatcgtcgtcagcctcacaattttaaaacgcatctattagggagagatttccacacccttataagtaatgcttcgttcccctcttcaaccgataaATTATAgcaactaaaaaattaagcaTACTTAGCTCGGAGCAATTCGATTTTAGGCATCCTTCTAAGAATTTTCTTAGAAAGCATGCAAGTGAAGACAAgacatgttaaaaaaaacatcctaaGAGtaacatgtgagtgaggacaaaacatgctgaaaGAATTTATGTTGGTTTTTAAGGATAATCTATACTCTCAGAAGTGGTTCGAGAAAACATGCTAGTTCTTGAGGATAATTTATACTCTCAGAATGGGTAACGTGGAAAACCCGAAAacgaaacaaataaattagtttagggttttgaaaattgcattttagtaagacaaaattaaaagaaaaaaaggagcaataaattcatttatgATATTCACATGGCATTAAAAATCATACTTGTTAATTTGTTCCCCTCATCTTTAATATAAACAACTAGTTGAGGCAAAGTTTGAAAGAGGTTAAAGAAAGTTGAGGAACTCACTTcatcaaatcataaaacaataatgtttctctttcctttattttgttgttgataTAATGAGTATCGAGATTCTAGGGCAAAATAAGCCGAAAGGGAACTCGAAATTACTACGAGTAACATTCGAAGAAGACGACAAGCCTAAGTTATAAAGAAAGTGATAGGCGAAACGAATAGGAAACAGCTCATTCAGGGACGAATTCATGTTGACACGAAAGGATCAAACCACATAAGAGGAAGATATGCAATTTGGGGCCAACCCTACGACCAGTCTCTCACGAGGGTACACGTCATGCATGCCCCAGACTGGGGTATTCTAGTTCAATCCCGTTTGATTCatctttaacctaatttgTAGGGGAAGcgtaaaaatattgaaaatgggttctcataaatacatattttaaaccGATCGAAGGTACCTAAACCTTATTACACTCAAATTCTTGGTGATAACTTAAAAGCATCCCAGCTAGTGTGAAAAGTACCACACCCgtatataaattttgttctttcttttacaAACCATGTTCTTCCCATTTCAACGAATGTGATCGTTGTTATCGTGTGAAGGTCATGTGCTATCCCTGTCTGAATTTTGACAACAATAGTTAGTCTTGTTTATGGGGAAGAAAAAGCTTGCTCGTGAAATCTgcacattaaatttaaatatgaacaaaatcaaagaaaatagatatAGAAATATGAGCAAGATTAGATGTGGAGAAACTATTCAAAGGCACCGAACACTTGTCGATAGAGATTGTGATAAGAAATCAATTCCAGGAAAAGCTATAAGATCAAATGATAAAGAATCACTGCAAGGAAAGTAAGATTcaaattaccttgttgatcaactATCTCACgtcaagaacacttgtttgagattcgaatacTCTaaaagcaagatcgatcatgtctaactttaatgattttaaacatacaatctaaactatatagaattgtaaagaaactttgtcattggctaaaggaaAAAGTAAGAACGCTTAGCCCTCCaaggaaaagtaaaatttgaatgatctCGTtaatcgaatatctcaaggcaagaacacttgattgagattcgaatcactccacaagtaaggtcgatcatgtcaagcttaaatgattctaaacatgcaatctaaactacgtagaattgcaaagaaacttaactcttagctaaagaaaagcacaaacataacatatataactttatatagcctcaaaataaaatctcttAACGGTGATCATTAAATGTACTCCCTAACAATATCAGACAACTAATCACTCGAATATCGTAAGATAAAGacatgaaaagagaaaaagaagattaaaaatttggtccaaattattaatttcatgtttACTCTAAGgtctttttcaaaataataattaaagataaGACTATTGCTCATATTTATTCACTAAAAtacttcatttcattttcttaaattttataattgtatGCTTTTTCATgttgcatttcattcattatttcatctaatataattatgattttattataaCATTGATGGCATCGAATGATCGAATGAGAATAACAGGTCAAGACCTTGCAATCCCGACGCATCTCActcttaaattatttctaagaGTGAGTGTTGACCTCATAAACCTTCACCGGTCTTTCAAGCATATTTTGTCCTTACATATTTTCTAGACAAATTTTAGTCAAGTACGCTTAACTTTTGAGTTCATATGATTGAGCACTGAAAAGGAagataactttaatttttttttagcttttcttAACAATGCTTGCATATCTTCGGTCGTTCAACTTGCAATGCAATCACGTGTGCAACTTTGCATTGAACGAACGTTTCCTCCAACAATCTCTCCTCCTCACTCTCAGTTGCTTGAGGAGCTAACGATTGCAACAATGACTACTCCTTCATGACAACCTACACAGATCAACGATGACTACTCATCGGATCGCGCTCATTTGAATGTGGTCTGGTTCATTTATGTATCCCTTTGCTCGGGTGTCACATGCCCATCAACTTCCACCTTGGTCATCAAAGAATGTCaatttttgagaaatttaCAGATAGAACTAGAAATTTCCTCTCTTGGAGGACCGTTTTTTCTCCTCTAAATTTCTACTAAACAAGTATTACGCTATACCCATAAACTTTGTAGTTTGTcaaaaaaaatacccttaaacgtATAGAAAAGTCGAAAAAATACCCTAAAACTTAAGCTCGTGTTTTATTATTCGCTCACGAATAAGGGTCTgacttgaaaaatgttaaaagattAGGGACTAAATAGAAAAAGTATACTCCAAACACGAACAACATTACTAAATTAATCGAGCATAAAAAGTTTATAGGTAGGAATGGTTGAAATGGGGCGTCCCATAATAATAGAGCTCCCCTAAACCCTAGCTACCAAATTCAATGCAATCACATGTCACttaacacttttttttc is a window from the Cucurbita pepo subsp. pepo cultivar mu-cu-16 chromosome LG07, ASM280686v2, whole genome shotgun sequence genome containing:
- the LOC111798080 gene encoding photosystem I reaction center subunit IV, chloroplastic-like, whose amino-acid sequence is MAASNLSCIASGVIIPSSPTISSSSRPSSVAFFPKNSISISRSCRLVVRAAADEAAAPPPAAAATADAPAEAPKPKPAPIGPKRGTKVKILRKESYWYKDVGSVVTVDQDPNTRYPVVVRFNKVNYASVSTNNYALDEIEEVA